The proteins below are encoded in one region of Polypterus senegalus isolate Bchr_013 chromosome 2, ASM1683550v1, whole genome shotgun sequence:
- the LOC120524609 gene encoding olfactory receptor 1M1-like — protein sequence MSLNYSANNIFVRPEMFYIRGLRDMSFANCFYIFLFIVYIFAVFSNVFVIMLINLDQSLHNPKYLAVVHLALVDLGTTTAVIPKVIEMFLFNSSFISYEACLAMFFVHFFNSMQSLSLVILAYDRFLAICFPLQYHSINTNSRMVGLIVSLWMFAAVSLSITVLLITRLSFCKSTVINSYFCDHGPVYRLACNDSYPNLIAGWLDTALFLFTPLGLILCSYILIGVALLKIASTDGRQKALKTCISHIILVIIFYVPLAITYVTAQFVDSNIRILNNSLSATIPSMMNPIIYTLKTDEMKAAIKKLYKRISRGRESKVINIKFPVK from the coding sequence ATGAGTTTAAATTATTCTGCAAATAATATATTTGTTCGTccagaaatgttttatataagaGGTTTACGTGACATGTCCTTTgctaattgtttttatatttttttatttattgtgtatatttttgcagtgttttcaaatgtatttgttATTATGTTAATAAATTTAGATCAAAGTCTTCACAATCCAAAATATCTTGCTGTTGTTCACTTGGCCTTAGTCGATTTAGGCACAACTACAGCTGTCATCCCTAAAGtaatagaaatgtttctttttaactcCAGTTTTATTTCATATGAAGCGTGTTTAGctatgttttttgttcatttctttaacTCAATGCAGTCACTTTCACTGGTAATATTAGCTTATGACCGCTTTCTTGCCATATGCTTCCCTCTTCAATATCACAGCATTAATACTAACAGCAGGATGGTAGGACTCATAGTGTCACTCTGGATGTTTGCTGCAGTCAGTTTATCCATTACTGTGCTTCTAATCACAAGACTCAGCTTCTGCAAGTCGACTGTGATAAACAGTTATTTTTGTGATCATGGACCTGTGTATAGATTAGCCTGCAACGATTCTTACCCAAACCTAATAGCTGGATGGCTCGATACAGCATTGTTTCTTTTTACACCACTAGGCCTTATTCTCTGTTCTTACATACTTATTGGGGTTGCGCTGTTAAAAATTGCATCAACTGATGGAAGGCAGAAAGCATTAAAAACCTGTATTTCACACATCATCTTGGTTATCATATTTTATGTTCCCTTGGCAATTACATACGTTACAGCACAATTTGTTGATTCCAATATAAGGATTCTTAATAACTCTCTGTCTGCTACAATTCCATCAATGATGAACCCCATTATTTACACACTAAAAACTGATGAGATGAAGGCAGCTATAAAGAAACTTTACAAAAGGATAAGTAGGGGAAGGGAAAGTAAAGTAATCAATATCAAGTTTCCAGTGaagtaa
- the LOC120524611 gene encoding olfactory receptor 52E4-like produces MSFQSATNSENETLVHPEMFYINGLHGLLFANYFYIFLFIVYIFTIFANVFVILLIYFDQNLHNPKYIAVTHLTCADLCTSTALIPKIIEIFLFNSNFISYDACLANMFFVHFFNGIQSLSLAILAYDRFIAICYPLQYHSINTNSRMVIIIFSVWGLSALLLSTMVLLIRRLSFCQSVVINSYFCDHGPVYRLACNDFHLNLIIGFVCIALLLFTPLTFILISYVAIGLALQKIATVDERQKALKTCTSHIILVAMFYLPVAVTYVASQFANFHPNARILSNSMAAAIPPMLNPIVYTLKTEEIMDSIKKHYKRKEHFIEN; encoded by the exons ATGAGTTTCCAGAGTGCAACAAATTCAGAGAATGAAACTTTAGTTCACCCAGaaatgttttacataaatggTTTACATGGTTTGCtctttgcaaattatttttatatttttttgttcatcgtttatatttttacaatatttgctaatgtatttgtgattttattgatatattttgatCAAAATCTTCATAATCCAAAATATATTGCTGTCACTCACTTAACCTGTGCTGATTTATGTACATCTACAGCTTTAATTcctaaaataatagaaatatttctttttaactcCAATTTTATTTCATATGATGCATGTTTGGCtaatatgttttttgttcatttctttaatgGAATACAATCTCTTTCTCTGGCAATCCTGGCGTATGACCGGTTTATTGCCATATGTTACCCTTTACAATATCATAGTATTAATACTAACAGCAGGATGGTCataattatattttcagtttGGGGGCTTTCTGCACTCCTATTGTCTACTATGGTTCTTTTAATTCGAAGATTGAGTTTCTGCCAGTCAGTAGTGATAAACAGTTACTTTTGTGATCACGGACCTGTCTACAGACTAGCCTGCAATGATTTTCACCTAAATTTAATAATTGGTTTTGTATGCATTGCTTTGTTACTTTTTACACCCCTGACATTCATTCTGATTTCATATGTAGCAATTGGGCTTGCGCTGCAAAAAATTGCAACAGTAGATGAAAGACAAAAAGCTCTGAAAACATGTACATCCCACATCATTCTGGTGGCAATGTTTTATCTTCCAGTGGCGGTTACATATGTTGCTTCACAGTTTGCGAATTTTCATCCCAATGCAAGAATTTTAAGTAACTCAATGGCTGCTGCAATTCCTCCAATGCTCAACCCCATAGTCTATACGCTTAAAACAGAAGAGATAATGGATTCAatcaaaaaacattataaaagaaaag AACATTTTATAGAAAACTGA